The Lycium barbarum isolate Lr01 chromosome 12, ASM1917538v2, whole genome shotgun sequence genome includes a region encoding these proteins:
- the LOC132623271 gene encoding proteasome subunit alpha type-5: MFLTRTEYDRGVNTFSPEGRLFQVEYAIEAIKLGSTAIGLKTKEGVVLAVEKRITSPLLEPSSVEKIMEIDEHIGCAMSGLIADARTLVEHARVETQNHRFSYGEPMTVESTTQALCDLALRFGEGDEESMSRPFGVSLLIAGHDENGPSLYYTDPSGTFWQCNAKAIGSGSEGADSSLQEQYNKDLTLKEAETIALSILKQVMEEKVTPNNVDIARVSPTYHLYSPSEVEEVISRL, from the exons ATGTTTCTCACTAG AACTGAGTATGATAGAGGTGTTAACACCTTCTCTCCTGAAGGAAGATTGTTTCAAGTTGAATACGCTATTGAAGCTATCAAG TTGGGTTCAACTGCAATTGGATTAAAAACTAAGGAAGGAGTTGTTCTTGCTGTGGAAAAGCGCATTACTTCACCACTTCTG GAGCCAAGCAGTGTGGAGAAAATTATGGAAATTGACGAGCATATTGGTTGTGCAATGAGTGGATTGATAGCTGATGCACGGACTCTTGTGGAACATGCACGAGTTGAAACTCAG AACCATAGATTCTCTTATGGTGAGCCCATGACTGTTGAGTCCACTACACAAGCTCTCTGTGATTTGGCCTTGCGGTTTGGTGAGGGCGACGAAGAGTCTATG TCCAGACCTTTTGGTGTGTCCCTTCTCATTGCTGGTCATGATGAGAATGGTCCCAGCTT GTACTATACTGATCCTTCTGGTACATTCTGGCAATGCAATGCTAAAGCTATTGGGTCAGGTTCTGAAGGTGCTGACAGCTCTTTGCAGGAGCAATATAACAAG GACCTTACCCTTAAAGAAGCTGAAACCATAGCACTGTCTATTCTTAAGCAAGTGATGGAAGAGAAG GTGACTCCCAATAATGTTGATATCGCAAGGGTATCTCCAACTTACCATCTATACTCACCATCTGAGGTGGAAGAAGTTATCAGCCGCCTGTAA